The following are encoded together in the Balneola sp. genome:
- a CDS encoding amidohydrolase, with the protein MKHLATLFSLLLLFSTVQAQDEWDVTDPPLGETTPVSFTTDEGTWMNLDVSPDGQHIVFDLLGDIFIIPVSGGEATALRSGNAYEIQPRFSPDGSHISFTSDAGGGDNIWVMDIDGENAHQVTDESFRLLNNAVWTPDGEYIIAKKHFSSTRSLGAGELWMYHKSGGSGIQLVEKPNAQQDLGEPWVSPDGQYVYYSEAVYPGGYFQYNKDPNSQIYAIKRYDREEGDIETVTGGNGGAIRPQISQNGEKLAFVRRVRTKSVLYIRDLKSGLEKPVYDNLSKDMQEAWAIFGPNANYNWMPDNQHIVIWANGKINKIDTETGNSEIIPFEAESSHEIVKAVRFKQNIEADKFTAKAVRQLRTSPDGNKVVFGAAGFLWIKELPNGTPKRLTSGSDFEFEPNFSPDGNSLAYVSWSDENMGAINVVTFNRRGNASSPKKVTSEKGIYREPSFSPDGKTIVFRKESGNGQQGFVHTLNPGIYTIPANGGSEMMITDGGAFPRFNADGSRIYYQSGGYIFGGINKSYRSVNLRGEDEKTHFTSSYGHEFVPSPDGEWMAFSNLHKVYIAPVPKTGQTIELNPNTRSIPVKQVSSEAGYHMHWSANSDKLHWTLGEEYFTVDLKNSFEFVEGAPDSLPEPPTEGISLGLELESYVPEGSIAFTNARIITMNDDNEVIESGTVVVEGNKIVALGANVEVPSGAKVIDASGKTIMPGIVDVHAHVGNFRLGISPQQQWEYFANLAYGVTTVHDPSSNSEMIFSHSEAVKAGNMVGPRVFSTGVILYGADGSIKAEINSYDDALFALNRTKAWGAFSVKSYNQPRRNQRQQVIKAAQELEMMVMPEGGSTFTHNMSMILDGHTGIEHNIPVAPLYKDVVNLWAASETGYTPTHVVNYGSKSGEYYWYQKTNVWENERLLTFTPRGVIDPRSRHREMIPDEEYVNGHILTAESDKMLNDAGVKVNLGAHGQLQGLGAHWELWMFEQGGMSNMEALRVATINGAHYLGMDHAIGSIEEGKLADLILLDENPLEDIQNTNSVTHTMMNGRLFDAATMNEVGNQMNERLPFWWERNGYSDEFDWHAITLEAAGLQCTCFGSH; encoded by the coding sequence ATGAAACACTTAGCCACTCTATTTTCCCTCTTACTTTTATTCTCAACAGTACAAGCCCAAGATGAATGGGATGTTACTGACCCACCTTTAGGCGAAACAACCCCTGTCTCCTTCACAACCGATGAGGGTACCTGGATGAATCTGGATGTAAGTCCGGATGGGCAACACATCGTTTTTGATTTGCTAGGGGATATTTTCATCATCCCAGTTTCGGGCGGTGAAGCTACTGCGCTTAGAAGTGGAAACGCTTATGAGATTCAGCCACGATTTAGTCCCGACGGCTCACATATTTCTTTTACCAGCGATGCCGGTGGCGGAGATAACATTTGGGTTATGGACATAGATGGCGAAAATGCCCATCAGGTAACGGATGAAAGTTTCAGGCTTTTGAATAATGCCGTTTGGACTCCAGATGGTGAATACATCATCGCTAAAAAACACTTTTCTTCTACCCGTTCTTTAGGAGCCGGTGAACTTTGGATGTACCACAAAAGCGGTGGTTCTGGAATTCAGCTCGTTGAAAAACCGAATGCCCAGCAAGATCTTGGTGAGCCATGGGTTTCTCCCGATGGCCAATATGTGTATTACAGTGAAGCCGTTTATCCGGGTGGCTATTTCCAATACAACAAAGATCCCAACAGTCAGATTTATGCTATTAAACGATACGACCGGGAAGAGGGAGATATTGAGACCGTGACTGGTGGTAATGGAGGTGCAATCCGGCCACAGATTTCTCAGAATGGAGAGAAGCTGGCTTTTGTCCGTCGTGTGAGAACTAAGTCCGTTTTATATATCAGAGATTTGAAGTCTGGTCTTGAAAAACCTGTTTATGATAATTTGAGTAAAGACATGCAGGAAGCCTGGGCTATTTTTGGCCCTAATGCCAACTACAACTGGATGCCTGACAATCAGCATATTGTGATTTGGGCCAACGGTAAAATCAACAAGATTGACACCGAAACCGGAAACTCAGAGATTATTCCTTTTGAAGCAGAATCGTCCCATGAAATTGTTAAGGCCGTTCGTTTTAAGCAAAATATTGAAGCTGATAAGTTTACTGCAAAAGCTGTACGCCAACTGCGAACCTCTCCAGATGGCAACAAGGTAGTTTTTGGTGCTGCTGGATTTTTATGGATAAAAGAACTTCCTAATGGAACCCCGAAAAGGCTTACCAGTGGTTCTGATTTTGAGTTCGAACCTAACTTCTCCCCAGATGGAAATTCACTGGCTTATGTAAGCTGGAGTGATGAGAATATGGGAGCTATTAACGTCGTGACTTTTAACCGTCGCGGAAATGCTTCCTCCCCTAAAAAAGTAACCAGTGAAAAAGGCATTTATCGCGAACCGTCTTTCTCTCCTGATGGCAAGACGATTGTATTCCGCAAAGAAAGTGGAAATGGTCAGCAGGGATTTGTTCATACCTTAAATCCGGGGATCTACACTATCCCGGCGAATGGTGGTAGTGAAATGATGATCACGGATGGCGGAGCCTTCCCAAGATTTAATGCCGATGGAAGCCGTATTTATTATCAAAGCGGTGGATATATTTTTGGAGGGATCAACAAGTCTTACCGAAGTGTAAATCTTCGCGGTGAAGACGAGAAAACGCATTTCACTTCCAGCTATGGACATGAATTTGTGCCAAGTCCGGACGGCGAATGGATGGCTTTCTCAAACCTTCATAAGGTATATATTGCACCCGTTCCGAAAACAGGTCAAACCATAGAGCTGAATCCAAATACACGATCTATTCCGGTTAAGCAGGTTTCTTCTGAGGCTGGTTATCACATGCATTGGTCGGCTAATAGCGACAAGCTGCACTGGACGCTTGGCGAAGAATATTTCACGGTAGATCTTAAGAACTCCTTTGAGTTTGTTGAAGGAGCTCCGGATTCCCTCCCAGAACCTCCAACCGAAGGCATCAGTCTTGGCTTGGAATTAGAATCTTACGTTCCTGAAGGCTCTATTGCTTTCACCAATGCCCGCATCATCACCATGAACGATGATAATGAAGTTATTGAAAGTGGAACCGTTGTTGTTGAAGGCAACAAAATTGTAGCTCTTGGAGCTAATGTTGAAGTTCCATCCGGAGCAAAAGTAATCGACGCTTCCGGCAAAACCATTATGCCAGGTATTGTTGATGTACATGCCCATGTTGGAAACTTCCGATTGGGTATAAGTCCACAGCAACAGTGGGAATATTTTGCGAATCTGGCTTATGGGGTGACAACCGTTCACGATCCTTCTTCAAATTCCGAAATGATTTTCTCCCATTCAGAGGCAGTCAAAGCCGGAAACATGGTTGGGCCAAGAGTTTTCTCAACTGGCGTAATTCTTTACGGTGCTGATGGTTCCATCAAAGCAGAAATCAATAGTTATGATGATGCTCTGTTTGCGTTGAATCGAACAAAAGCATGGGGCGCCTTTTCTGTGAAGAGTTACAATCAGCCCAGAAGAAATCAGCGCCAGCAGGTAATCAAAGCAGCTCAGGAGCTGGAGATGATGGTGATGCCGGAAGGTGGCTCAACCTTCACCCACAACATGAGTATGATTTTAGACGGACATACCGGCATTGAGCATAACATACCCGTGGCTCCTCTTTATAAAGATGTAGTGAATCTTTGGGCAGCCAGCGAAACCGGATACACTCCAACCCACGTGGTTAACTACGGAAGTAAGAGTGGCGAATATTACTGGTATCAAAAAACCAACGTTTGGGAAAATGAGCGACTCCTTACGTTTACTCCCCGTGGAGTTATTGACCCAAGATCTCGTCACCGTGAAATGATTCCGGACGAAGAATATGTAAACGGACATATCCTGACCGCCGAATCTGACAAAATGCTTAACGATGCCGGGGTTAAAGTAAACCTTGGTGCTCACGGTCAGCTTCAGGGATTAGGTGCTCATTGGGAGCTTTGGATGTTTGAGCAGGGCGGAATGTCGAACATGGAAGCTTTACGTGTAGCGACCATCAACGGGGCTCATTACCTCGGAATGGATCACGCCATTGGCTCTATTGAAGAAGGCAAACTGGCCGATCTTATTCTTCTGGACGAAAATCCGCTTGAAGATATTCAAAACACAAATTCCGTGACTCACACTATGATGAATGGTCGCTTGTTTGATGCCGCTACTATGAATGAAGTTGGAAATCAAATGAATGAGCGACTTCCATTCTGGTGGGAGCGTAATGGCTACAGCGATGAATTCGACTGGCATGCCATAACCCTCGAAGCAGCCGGGTTACAGTGTACTTGCTTTGGCAGTCACTAA
- a CDS encoding enoyl-CoA hydratase encodes MSEENGAVNLSVKNNIGTIEFYHPKGNSLPGAILRKLADTITNAGNSEEIRVLVIKSRGDGAFCAGASFDELISIEDYNEGKKFFMGFAHVLNAMKTCPKLIIVRVHGKTVGGGVGIAAAGDYTFAEEKASIKLSELALGIGPFVVGPAVERKVGKSAFAALSIDATNWYDAEWAYNNGLYNKIFDSTYDIDQAIRELATQLANSSPEAMRDLKAILWKGSEDWDLLLEQRAEISGRLVLSDFTKNFIRKFKAKS; translated from the coding sequence ATGTCAGAAGAAAACGGAGCTGTTAATTTATCGGTAAAGAATAACATTGGGACTATTGAGTTTTATCATCCTAAAGGGAATTCCCTGCCCGGAGCTATTCTCAGGAAGTTGGCTGATACCATCACCAATGCAGGAAATAGTGAAGAAATTCGGGTACTTGTAATCAAAAGTCGCGGAGACGGAGCTTTTTGTGCTGGTGCTTCTTTTGATGAATTGATATCCATTGAGGATTACAATGAAGGCAAAAAATTCTTTATGGGTTTCGCTCATGTTTTGAATGCCATGAAAACCTGCCCTAAGCTTATCATTGTACGAGTGCATGGTAAAACCGTAGGTGGCGGAGTTGGTATAGCAGCAGCAGGAGATTACACCTTTGCTGAAGAAAAAGCCTCCATCAAACTAAGTGAACTTGCCCTTGGGATTGGGCCTTTTGTAGTCGGCCCGGCTGTAGAACGTAAAGTAGGAAAAAGTGCCTTCGCTGCTCTTTCCATTGATGCAACCAACTGGTACGACGCAGAGTGGGCTTACAACAATGGGCTATACAACAAAATCTTTGACTCCACTTATGACATTGATCAGGCTATCAGGGAATTAGCGACACAATTAGCTAATAGTAGTCCTGAAGCTATGCGCGATCTAAAAGCTATTTTGTGGAAAGGATCTGAAGACTGGGATCTTCTGCTGGAACAGCGTGCTGAGATAAGCGGGCGGTTAGTGCTTTCTGATTTCACTAAAAACTTCATCAGAAAGTTTAAAGCAAAAAGCTAG
- a CDS encoding DNA alkylation repair protein — protein MKHSEVIAQLKNLANPEKAKHSTRFFKSGPGEYGEGDKFLGIKVPDQRKIAKEYRDLPANEIEKLLQNEFHEVRLTAVMLMTYKVEKGGVDELEEMTRLYLNNLPAMNNWDIVDSSCHKILGPFLEDKERGLLYDFAQSDDLWKKRIAMITTYHFIKQEDFTDTIKIAEILVDDDHDLIHKAVGWMLREVGNRDLETEEEFLRKYYQNMPRTMLRYAIEKLEEPLRLKYLHGEV, from the coding sequence ATGAAACACTCCGAAGTTATAGCCCAACTCAAAAACCTTGCAAACCCTGAAAAGGCAAAGCACTCAACTAGGTTCTTTAAATCCGGCCCCGGTGAATATGGGGAAGGTGACAAGTTTCTGGGGATCAAAGTCCCCGATCAACGAAAAATAGCTAAGGAGTATCGGGATCTGCCTGCCAATGAAATTGAGAAATTGCTACAAAATGAATTTCATGAAGTACGACTGACAGCCGTAATGCTGATGACCTACAAAGTTGAAAAAGGTGGGGTAGATGAGCTCGAAGAAATGACTCGATTGTACCTCAACAACTTACCGGCTATGAACAACTGGGATATTGTGGATAGCTCATGCCATAAAATTCTTGGCCCTTTTCTGGAGGATAAAGAACGAGGTTTATTATATGACTTTGCTCAATCTGATGACCTCTGGAAAAAGCGTATCGCCATGATTACGACTTACCATTTCATCAAACAAGAAGATTTTACAGATACAATCAAAATTGCTGAGATATTAGTAGATGATGATCATGATCTGATCCACAAAGCCGTTGGCTGGATGCTTCGTGAAGTTGGAAACCGAGACTTAGAAACAGAAGAGGAGTTCCTGAGAAAGTACTACCAAAACATGCCCCGGACTATGCTTCGCTATGCTATTGAGAAGTTAGAGGAGCCGCTAAGGCTGAAGTATTTACATGGGGAGGTTTAA
- a CDS encoding ATP-binding protein, translated as MTLEKMIKSFRLGIIIRILMLAASLLLVMYLVLETEYYVSMAILSLVIVGQIIALITYLERTNILLTRFLEAIRYSDFTGAFRNHGLGSNFDQLNAAFSDVIDKFKDERSKKEESIRYLETVVQHIGIGLVCFNGQGEVVLLNTAAKRLFKVATLRTLDSLKSISETLYKTVKKQKGGNRSLIRVSIQNETLQLAMYATEFRMRDEAFKLVSFQNIHTELEEKEMEAWQNLTQVLAHEIMNSITPISSLSSTVKMLLEENSVTKENHVELNTETVEDVTDALTTISKRSQGLMRFVNSYRDFTQIPEPSYELFKVKEALDRTASLMRTEAAKDGIEIMVEVDPESLELTADPHLVEQILINIVKNAIRILSDQENGKIWMRSGIEESGKVSIQIQDNGPGVKKAMKEKIFIPFYTVGSNGKTKGSGIGLSLSRQIMRLHGGSLILTTESGKGSTFTMRF; from the coding sequence ATGACTTTAGAAAAAATGATCAAAAGCTTTAGACTTGGAATTATAATCCGCATTCTTATGCTGGCTGCGTCACTGTTGTTGGTGATGTATCTTGTGCTTGAGACGGAGTACTACGTCAGCATGGCTATTTTAAGCCTGGTTATTGTCGGGCAGATTATCGCTTTGATTACTTATCTGGAACGGACCAATATCTTACTCACCCGCTTTTTAGAAGCCATTCGCTATTCCGATTTCACCGGCGCTTTTCGGAATCATGGGCTGGGAAGTAATTTTGATCAGCTTAATGCTGCTTTCAGTGATGTGATCGATAAGTTTAAAGATGAGCGAAGCAAGAAAGAGGAAAGCATTCGGTATCTGGAAACGGTTGTGCAGCATATTGGAATCGGCTTGGTTTGTTTTAATGGTCAGGGTGAAGTTGTGCTGTTGAATACCGCGGCTAAGCGTTTGTTTAAAGTAGCAACACTCAGAACACTTGATTCCCTGAAGTCTATTTCAGAAACACTTTATAAAACAGTAAAAAAGCAGAAGGGTGGGAACAGAAGTCTGATTCGGGTATCCATTCAAAATGAAACCCTGCAGCTTGCGATGTATGCTACGGAGTTCAGGATGAGAGATGAAGCTTTTAAGCTGGTTTCTTTTCAGAATATCCATACAGAACTTGAAGAAAAAGAGATGGAAGCCTGGCAAAACTTAACCCAGGTTCTTGCCCATGAAATCATGAATTCAATCACGCCGATTTCATCACTTTCCAGTACGGTAAAAATGCTGCTTGAAGAGAATTCGGTGACTAAAGAAAATCATGTAGAGCTAAATACTGAAACGGTCGAAGATGTAACCGATGCGTTGACCACTATCAGTAAGAGAAGTCAGGGATTGATGCGATTTGTGAATTCCTATCGCGATTTCACCCAAATTCCTGAACCGAGTTACGAACTATTTAAGGTGAAGGAGGCTCTTGATCGTACTGCTAGTCTGATGAGAACCGAAGCGGCTAAAGATGGAATTGAGATTATGGTCGAAGTTGATCCTGAAAGCCTGGAGCTTACCGCTGATCCTCATTTGGTGGAGCAAATACTTATTAACATCGTAAAAAATGCAATTCGGATATTATCGGATCAGGAAAATGGAAAAATCTGGATGCGAAGTGGAATTGAGGAATCAGGGAAAGTAAGTATTCAAATTCAGGATAATGGTCCCGGCGTGAAGAAGGCGATGAAGGAGAAGATATTTATTCCGTTTTATACGGTGGGGAGTAATGGAAAGACCAAGGGTTCTGGTATTGGACTGAGCCTTTCCCGACAAATTATGCGCCTGCATGGCGGGAGTTTAATTTTAACTACAGAATCCGGCAAAGGGTCTACGTTTACGATGAGGTTTTAA
- a CDS encoding sigma-54-dependent Fis family transcriptional regulator, whose translation MKKTGRILVVDDDTDVLNAARLYLKQHVEKVDVESNPKLIPTLMKEYDYDAILLDMNFHEDVSSGEEGFHWLEKILEMDPAMAVVLITAYGDVEKAVQAVKTGASDFVLKPWQNEKLLTTVTSAMNLSQSKRDSQKLRTENAALKADMEQPYQNIIGKSRAMEQVFQTIEKVAKTDANVLITGENGTGKELVARALHRRSNRSENAFITVDMGALPETLFESELFGHEKGAFTDAKESRAGRFEIANGGTLFLDEIGNLPVQLQPKLLSALQTHEIRRIGSNKTTKIDIRLICATNVALGEMVEKQEFRQDLLYRINTIEIKLPPLRERAEDIPLLAEHFLKQYRTKYKKGITGIMDQAIDHLKEYHWPGNIRELEHAVERAVIMTDEKQLQKGDFLLTSVSGKDHQLPVSGLNLEEVEKTVIRKAMEKHSGNISHAADELGLTRASLYRRLEKYGL comes from the coding sequence ATGAAAAAAACCGGTCGAATTTTAGTTGTTGATGATGACACGGATGTATTGAATGCAGCCCGACTGTATTTGAAGCAGCATGTGGAAAAAGTAGATGTGGAGAGTAATCCCAAGCTCATTCCAACACTGATGAAGGAGTACGATTACGACGCTATTCTTCTGGACATGAACTTCCACGAAGATGTAAGCAGTGGAGAAGAAGGCTTTCACTGGCTTGAGAAGATTTTGGAGATGGATCCCGCTATGGCTGTGGTGTTGATTACTGCATATGGCGATGTGGAGAAAGCAGTTCAGGCCGTTAAAACCGGAGCATCTGATTTTGTACTGAAACCATGGCAGAACGAAAAATTATTGACTACCGTCACCTCAGCTATGAACCTCAGTCAGTCCAAGAGAGACTCGCAAAAACTCCGAACTGAAAACGCCGCGCTAAAGGCTGATATGGAGCAGCCCTATCAAAATATTATCGGGAAAAGCCGGGCGATGGAACAGGTTTTTCAAACCATTGAGAAGGTAGCCAAGACGGATGCCAACGTTCTGATTACGGGTGAAAACGGAACCGGAAAAGAATTGGTAGCCCGGGCACTGCACCGTCGCTCCAACCGAAGTGAAAATGCATTCATCACAGTTGATATGGGAGCCTTACCGGAGACCTTATTTGAGAGCGAGCTCTTTGGTCACGAGAAAGGAGCCTTTACCGATGCCAAGGAATCCCGGGCAGGAAGATTCGAAATTGCTAACGGAGGGACTCTATTTCTGGATGAAATTGGGAATCTGCCGGTACAGCTTCAGCCCAAATTACTGTCTGCATTGCAAACACACGAAATTCGAAGAATAGGCTCCAACAAAACCACCAAAATTGATATCCGTCTGATTTGTGCAACGAATGTTGCTTTAGGTGAAATGGTAGAGAAACAAGAGTTCCGGCAAGATTTGTTGTACCGGATTAATACCATCGAAATCAAACTTCCACCACTCCGGGAAAGAGCGGAAGATATTCCACTGCTGGCCGAACACTTCCTCAAACAATATCGAACCAAATATAAAAAGGGGATAACCGGAATTATGGATCAGGCTATAGATCACCTTAAAGAATATCACTGGCCGGGTAACATCCGGGAGCTGGAGCATGCGGTTGAACGCGCCGTTATTATGACGGATGAGAAGCAACTTCAAAAAGGCGATTTCTTGCTAACTTCAGTTTCAGGAAAAGACCATCAGTTGCCGGTTTCCGGTTTAAATCTGGAAGAAGTGGAAAAGACGGTTATTCGAAAAGCGATGGAGAAACATAGCGGAAATATCTCTCACGCAGCGGATGAGCTGGGTTTAACTCGGGCATCGCTCTACCGGCGTTTGGAAAAATATGGGTTGTAG
- a CDS encoding four helix bundle protein, whose product MRKPAKTFKELIVWQKAHQFVLETYKYTKNFPKHELYGLNSQFRRAAVSIPANIAEGFKKRGTRDTLRFLNISHGSLEECRYYIILAKDLNYGNTDHLNNIIEEVSRLLDGYYKAIQSSVS is encoded by the coding sequence ATGAGAAAACCAGCAAAAACATTTAAAGAATTGATTGTATGGCAAAAAGCACATCAATTTGTATTAGAGACCTATAAATACACTAAGAATTTTCCGAAACATGAACTCTATGGATTGAACTCTCAATTTAGAAGAGCAGCTGTTTCTATACCCGCCAATATTGCTGAAGGGTTTAAAAAGCGCGGAACCAGGGATACTTTGCGGTTCCTAAATATTTCACATGGAAGTTTAGAGGAATGCAGGTACTATATTATCCTTGCTAAGGATTTAAATTATGGAAACACAGATCATTTAAATAACATTATTGAGGAAGTAAGCCGCTTACTTGATGGTTACTATAAAGCTATTCAGAGTTCTGTGTCGTGA
- a CDS encoding four helix bundle protein gives MAKFRFQDLEIWQMAIDIAEELFEIADELEQMKLFRFADQLRGSGLSMSNNIAEGSGSGFPKVFKRYLDHARSSTFENANVIVVLYRRGIISTEKHENLLDKLDHLSRKITNFKKTL, from the coding sequence ATGGCAAAATTTAGATTTCAAGACTTAGAGATATGGCAGATGGCTATTGATATAGCAGAGGAGTTGTTTGAAATAGCTGATGAACTTGAGCAAATGAAGCTATTTAGGTTTGCAGATCAACTAAGAGGCTCCGGGCTGAGTATGTCGAATAATATTGCAGAAGGTTCTGGTTCTGGCTTTCCTAAAGTATTTAAGCGTTACCTCGATCATGCCCGAAGTTCGACATTTGAAAATGCGAATGTAATCGTGGTTTTATATAGAAGGGGTATAATCTCAACCGAGAAACACGAAAATTTGCTTGATAAACTCGACCACCTAAGTCGAAAAATCACCAATTTTAAGAAAACTTTATAA